From the Notolabrus celidotus isolate fNotCel1 chromosome 12, fNotCel1.pri, whole genome shotgun sequence genome, one window contains:
- the psma2 gene encoding proteasome subunit alpha type-2, with protein sequence MAERGYSFSLTTFSPSGKLVQIEYALAAVAAGAPSVGIKASNGVVLATEKKQKSILYDEQSVHKVEPITKHIGMVYSGMGPDYRVLVRRARKLAQQYFLVYQEPIPTGQLVQRVASVMQEYTQSGGVRPFGVSLLIAGWDEDHPYLFQSDPSGAYFAWKATAMGKNYVNGKTFLEKRYNNDLELEDAIHTAILTLKESFEGQMTEENIEVGICNEAGFKRLTPAEVKDYLAAIA encoded by the exons atggCGGAACGAGGCTACAGTTTCTCACTCACCACATTCAG CCCCTCGGGTAAGCTGGTCCAGATTGAGTACGCGCTGGCAGCTGTAGCAGCCGGAGCTCCTTCAGTCGGCATCAAAG CTTCCAATGGAGTCGTCCTCGCAACAGAGAAGAAACAAAAGTCCATTCTGTATGATGAGCAGAGCGTCCATAAAGTGGAGCCTATCACAAAACACATAGGCATGGTCTACAGCGGCATGGGGCCTGACTACAG GGTTTTGGTTCGAAGAGCCCGTAAATTAGCACAGCAGTACTTCCTTGTTTACCAGGAGCCAATCCCTACAGGTCAGCTTGTCCAGAGAGTGGCCTCTGTCATGCAGGAGTACACACAGTCTGG tggAGTGCGCCCGTTTGGTGTTTCATTGCTGATTGCTGGATGGGATGAAGATCACCCCTACCTGTTCCAGTCAGACCCCTCT GGCGCTTATTTCGCATGGAAAGCCACAGCGATGGGGAAGAACTACGTCAATGGCAAAACATTCCTTGAAAAAAG gTATAACAATGACCTGGAATTGGAAGATGCCATCCACACAGCCATCCTGACATTGAAG gagAGTTTCGAGGGTCAGATGACAGAGGAGAACATTGAGGTTGGGATCTGTAACGAGGCCGGCTTCAAAAGACTCACTCCTGCAGAGGTGAAAGACTACCTGGCAGCCATCGCGTGA
- the mrpl32 gene encoding 39S ribosomal protein L32, mitochondrial, producing the protein MMNLAALVQNLRVSLLHIESRLLQAAGLERQLAPALAVNGSSLLPQPEREDELEERQSPEQPPGLFDGILWMAAPKKRRTIEINRTRRRDERKLIQVKNNIEPCPECGHLKQKHIMCGFCYAKVCRETAVIRQQINAMEGGPLRAPTVETVVLYEGEMPGQPDKDKRIVERARKRPAWFSN; encoded by the exons ATGATGAATTTAGCCGCTTTAGTACAGAACCTCAGAGTGTCTTTGCTACATATTGAAAGCAGACTGCTGCAGGCGGCGGGATTAGAGAGACAGCTGG CCCCAGCGTTAGCAGTGAATGGCTCCAGCCTCCTTCCTCAGCCAGAAAGGGAAGATGAGCTGGAGGAACGGCAGAGCCCAGAGCAGCCTCCTGGTCTCTTTGACGGCATCCTGTGGATGGCAGCACCCAAGAAGAGACGCACGATAGAGATCAACCGCACcagaaggagagatgagagaaaaCTCATACAGGTCAAG AACAACATTGAGCCGTGTCCAGAGTGTGGCCACCTGAAGCAGAAACATATCATGTGCGGCTTCTGCTACGCTAAGGTGTGCAGGGAGACCGCTGTGATTCGCCAGCAGATAAATGCGATGGAAGGCGGCCCGCTGAGAGCCCCGACTGTGGAGACCGTTGTCCTGTATGAGGGTGAGATGCCGGGCCAGCCGGACAAAGACAAAAGGATCGTGGAGAGGGCCAGGAAGAGACCTGCATGGTTCAGCAACTGA